A genomic region of Primulina huaijiensis isolate GDHJ02 unplaced genomic scaffold, ASM1229523v2 scaffold14403, whole genome shotgun sequence contains the following coding sequences:
- the LOC140965800 gene encoding valine--tRNA ligase, mitochondrial 1-like isoform X3, with protein MESKELTQKELDNKKKKEEKAREKELKKLKAAQKTEAAKLQAQQAANDPKPVKKKNSRREVEEENPEDYKDPETTLGEKKKLSSQMAKTYNPNAVESTWYEWWEKSKFFEADAKSSNKPFVIVLPPPNVTGALHIGHALTAAIQDTIIRWRRMSGYNTLWVPGMDHAGIATQVVVEKKIMRETKMTRHDVGREAFVNEVWKWKNEHGGTILKQLRCLGASLDWSRECFTMDEKRSMAVTEAFVRLYKEGLIYRDLRLVNWDCVLRTAISDIEVEYIEIKERTPLRVPGYQKPVEFGVLTSFAYPLEGGLGEIVVATTRVETMLGDTAIAIHPNDTRYSHVHGKFAIHPFNGRKLPIVCDAVLVDMNFGTGAVKITPAHDPNDFDVGKRHNLEFINIFSDDGKINSNGGPEFVGMPRFEARVALIEALKEKGLYRGDKNNEMRLGICSRSNDVVEPLIKPQWYVNCKSMAQQGLDAVMDGTNPKMEIIPKQYVAEWKRWLENIRDWCISRQLWWGHRVPAWYAMLDDDELKELGAYNDHWVVARNEEEAYEEASKIFTGKNFQLFHDPDVLDTWFSSGLFPISVLGWPDDTDDLKAFYPTSVLETGHDILFFWVARMVMLGMKLGGDVPFGKVYLHPMIRDAHGRKMSKSLGNVIDPLEVINGVTLKDLHKRLEEGNLDPSELKTAKEGQVKDFPNGIPECGADALRFALVSYTAQSDKINLDIQRVVGYRQWCNKLWNATRFAMSKLGDDYIPPAKIVPAAMPFSCKWILSMLNKAISKSVVSLDSYEFSDAASAVYSWWQFQLCDVFIEIIKPYFTDNDPAYESARRFAQDTLWLCLDYGLRLLHPFMPFVTEELWQRLPSKKDFTRKESIMICEYPSLVECWTNEDVELEMNMVDSLVKSLRALRSQLPPNERHERRAAFIQCRTNDTYETIKNHELEIVTLATLSSLNFPLNFKMVLRF; from the exons ATGGAGTCGAAGGAGTTGACGCAGAAAGAGCTCGAcaataaaaagaagaaagaagaaaag GCTAGAGAGAAGGAGTTGAAAAAACTTAAGGCGGCGCAAAAAACAGAGGCAGCCAAACTTCAG GCACAACAAGCAGCTAATGATCCAAAGCccgtgaagaaaaaaaattctagaagAGAAGTGGAGGAGGAAAACCCCGAGGATTATAAGGACCCAGAAACAACTTTGGGTGAGAAGAAAAAATTATCTAGTCAAATGGCAAAAACTTACAATCCCAACGCAGTCGAGAGCAC GTGGTATGAATGGTGGGAAAAGTCTAAATTTTTTGAGGCAGATGCGAAGAGCTCCAACAAGCCTTTTGTCATT GTTCTACCTCCACCTAATGTTACGGGGGCCTTACATATTGGTCATGCTCTTACTGCAGCGATCCAG GATACAATTATTCGCTGGAGGCGGATGTCTGGATATAATACATTGTGGGTACCTGGTATGGACCATGCTGGAATTGCCACACAG GTGGTCGTCGAGAAGAAAATTATGAGGGAAACGAAAATGACTAGGCATGATGTTGGTCGGGAAGCATTTGTCAATGAA GTTTGGAAATGGAAGAATGAGCACGGGGGCACCATACTGAAGCAACTTCGATGTTTGGGAGCATCTTTGGATTGGTCTCGCGAG TGTTTTACCATGGATGAGAAGAGATCAATGGCTGTGACCGAGGCTTTTGTAAGACTTTACAAGGAAGGCCTTATATATAG agATCTGCGTCTAGTGAACTGGGATTGTGTCTTGAGGACAGCAATATCTGATATCGAG GTAGAATATATAGAAATCAAAGAGAGAACGCCATTGCGTGTTCCTGGATACCAAAAACCTGTGGAGTTTGGAGTGCTGACTTCATTTGCTTATCCTTTGGAAGGAGGTTTAGGAGAGATTGTTGTGGCAACTACAAGGGTGGAAACAATGTTGGGTGATACTGCAATTGCTATACATCCAAATGACACAAGATATAGCCATGTTCATGGGAAATTTGCCATCCATCCTTTCAATGGGAGGAAACTGCCCATAGTTTGCGATGCAGTACTTGTAGATATGAATTTTGGTACTGGCGCTGTTAAG ataACACCGGCCCATGATCCTAACGATTTCGACGTTGGAAAGCGTCATAATCTTGAGTTTATCAACATTTTTAGTGATGATGGAAAGATAAATAGCAATGGTGGTCCAGAATTTGTTGGGATGCCACGATTTGAAGCTCGTGTGGCTCTGATAGAAGCATTAAAGGAAAAG GGACTTTATAGAGGTGATAAAAATAATGAGATGCGCCTTGGAATTTGTTCGAGAAGCAATGATGTGGTGGAGCCCCTCATAAAGCCCCAGTGGTATGTCAACTGCAAAAGCATGGCTCAACAAGGTCTTGATGCCGTCATGGATGGAACAAATCCAAAAATGGAGATCATCCCAAAACAATATGTGGCTGAATGGAAAAG ATGGCTTGAAAATATTCGTGATTGGTGCATCTCAAGGCAATTGTGGTGGGGTCATCGTGTTCCGGCATGGTATGCGATGTTGGATGATGACGAATTGAAGGAACTTGGTGCATACAATGACCATTGGGTGGTTGCTAGGAATGAGGAAGAGGCTTATGAGGAGGCTAGCAAAATATTTACGGGAAAGAACTTCCAGTTGTTCCATGATCCAGATGTTTTAGATACTTGGTTTTCTTCTGGTCTTTTTCCAATATCTGTGTTGGGTTGGCCAGATGATACTGATGATCTAAAAGCATTCTATCCAACATCTGTCCTGGAAACCGGTCATGACATCCTCTTTTTCTGGGTTGCTCGTATGGTGATGTTGGGAATGAAGCTTGGAGGTGATGTACCCTTTGGGAAG GTTTACTTGCATCCTATGATCAGGGATGCACATGGACGCAAAATGTCAAAGTCGTTAGGAAATGTCATTGATCCTCTAGAAGTGATTAATGGGGTAACCTTGAAAGATCTTCACAAAAGACTGGAGGAGGGTAATTTGGATCCTAGTGAATTGAAAACTGCTAAAGAAGGTCAAGTGAAGGACTTTCCTAATGGTATTCCTGAATGTGGTGCAGATGCTCTGCGATTTGCACTTGTCTCATACACAGCTCAg TCAGACAAAATAAATCTGGACATTCAAAGGGTTGTTGGATACCGGCAATGGTGTAACAAGCTCTGGAATGCGACAAGGTTTGCTATGAGTAAACTTGGAGATGATTACATTCCTCCAGCAAAGATTGTTCCTGCTGCCATGCCTTTCAGCTGCAAGTGGATACTCTCTATGCTGAACAAAGCTATATCAAAAAGTGTTGTGTCTCTAGATTCCTATGAATTTTCTGATGCCGCATCAGCTGTATATtcatggtggcaatttcaattgtgtgatgtttttattgaaataattaagCCATATTTTACTGATAATGATCCGGCATATGAGTCTGCAAGAAGATTTGCACAAGATACTTTGTGGCTGTGTTTGGATTATGGTTTACGGTTACTTCATCCTTTCATGCCCTTCGTCACTGAAGAATTGTGGCAGCGCCTTCCTTCTAAGAAAGATTTTACAAGGAAAGAATCAATTATGATATGTGAATATCCATCACTCGTGGAG TGTTGGACCAATGAAGATGTTGAGTTGGAGATGAATATGGTCGATTCTCTAGTGAAATCACTGAGGGCCCTTCGGTCACAGTTACCGCCAAATGAGAGACACGAAAg GCGAGCAGCTTTTATTCAATGTCGAACAAACGATACTTATGAAACCATCAAGAACCATGAACTGGAGATTGTTACTCTTGCCACATTATCGTCTCTGAAT TTTCCTctgaattttaaaatggttcttaGGTTTTGA